One region of Permianibacter fluminis genomic DNA includes:
- a CDS encoding alpha-2-macroglobulin, whose translation MRWSSLFSPFLLIFQAIVWLLQFCWLTLSRIAAALFGSVSWQRPAWFAPAADAISDAWFWCRSRPRQMALAVGLFAAVFIGGWQLWDWYQHRPKPVTIGYQVDAPYLTYFADEQWHIDDVLINFDDSVAPLEQIDKTVSQGLTLSPKVDGEWRWVTDRQLRFVPKADWPIDQEYEIQFAKTGLLAANVLLSEYETHFHTKPFRAELQNSEFYQDPVDPQLKKMVATFSFSHPVDTTSFEKRLELKLADGLKFLNSNQPELTVTYDKEKLHAYVHTAALSIPREDLALRLLLAKGVAAERGGNATEDPLETRVMVPGRGSLRFNNFDMAIVDNERFEPIQLLNFASSAPVAENALTGKIKAWLLPEFPDNYNGNRNSPYRWSQSEVTEAILKKSQTLPLSYQTGELEHNEQHGMTFSAPVGRMVYVLVPEGVQAFGGYEAIKPTAHLFQVERYPTVLKLMSEGSLLTAAGAKKIAYVSRGLGAVRYEIGRLLPNQLHHMIAEHHNDYARPYIEDYRFDRLVERFADVQPVPGNDPTKAHIQSIDLDKYLYTKEGRKRGIFVLRIRQAEKGEDPNRETYEGGGDGRLIVVTDLGVVAKRVMNGNYELFVMSIATGRPVEGARVDLVGTNGQPVVSDTTDSSGHASIAMQERWRREKTPLMFVVTKEDDTSFLPLNRYDRQLDFSRFDIGGIENASSGQQLSAYAFTDRNLYRPGETAHLMYVVRTADWQGDLTGMPVEIDVIDPRGLLVQRSRMALSRAGFEGLDFVSRDSSLTGEYQFNISLIRDQNRRDRIGGANFTLREFEPDRLKVHATLAPQSVDGWLKPEQVQAAVQVMHLFGNPAGGARVDAELTLSGGISSFSKYPDYEFRDPAKPLQAPVTETLTSATTDDKGEASFDLNLKRFDKASYRLHLLTRAFEPGSGRSVNAQASVLVSSASYLVGVKADGALNYISRGSERNSHWLAIDQSLQATAASELVLEWVERRYVSVLAKQDNGTYRYVSRLKETIRDSKPSKLGKEGLKLALATDQPGDFSYVLRNGAGETVARLDYSVSGAANLSRSLERNAELQLSLNKTEYEPGETIELNIRAPYTGAGLITIERDKVLAHQWFQASTSSSVQRITVPKDLEGTAYLNVQFVRDMASDEVYTSPLSYGVVPFTVNLAARRQTANLTVPKRVKPGETITFQLATGEPARAAVIAVDEGILQVAKFQTPDPLGFFFQKRRLQVQTSQILDLILPEFERLMQAAAAGGDAEELLRQQLNPFKKKRQPPVAWWSGVRDVAAGDNSFDYTVPDSFNGKLRVYTVIATASKVAVYEDGTEVQGDLILNPNVPMAAAPGDELVVTLGVYNNLKGKGQQAIKVRAVTDKGLSVLGEANVTLNIGEGQEQVAEYRVKLTETLGSAAIRFEAESGDARAKITDSISVRPATPYRTVLRTGSFDDDKASVAVTRDLFSEFRDVNAGLAPSPLIWAQGLRAYLAGYPYSCTEQITSQAIPALILKRYPELGEISGGGDIDSALRTLRSRQNDAGGFGMWAANPVVDEYASLHVSQFLIEAKDRGEEVPDDMLRNAMSFVQHLSGKTSSGLYGARQRAYGIYLLARQGINPAAQISALKSDLNERYKDQWPHDLTAAYLAASYRLLKQDELAWRLMKEVPWQTTSEWKAGDTVYYDPLVHDAVHLHLLARHFPERLNTVPDNLGDALGKQLTDQRFHSLSAGLLLLALDQYHVASTAQIGVLSMAEIDKAGKSKVLPLKSGSLARVLIAPEAKSLQLNRSGKGRAFYVLAETGFDRVSPEPISKGLEVQRDFVDANDKILTSVKVGDEFFVRLRLRGTAYDESPQIAFVDLLPGGLEPVPVVRASQAQQTYGCADESCDEAADQDNGYEGDYEGDGDSDYSDSVWESPLGVTADRGWRLQYADVRDDRVVLYGNLSGRDVITMKYRVRAVNPGTFQVPAPYAEGMYDRAMYAIGKVSKLEIVKP comes from the coding sequence ATGCGCTGGTCGTCGTTGTTCTCGCCCTTTCTCCTCATTTTCCAAGCCATTGTCTGGTTGCTTCAATTTTGCTGGCTCACGCTGTCGCGGATTGCGGCGGCGCTGTTTGGCAGCGTCAGCTGGCAGCGGCCGGCCTGGTTCGCGCCGGCAGCTGATGCCATCAGCGACGCCTGGTTTTGGTGCAGAAGCCGGCCCCGGCAAATGGCCTTGGCAGTGGGCTTGTTTGCGGCAGTCTTTATCGGCGGCTGGCAACTCTGGGACTGGTACCAACATCGACCGAAGCCGGTGACCATCGGTTACCAGGTGGACGCGCCGTATCTGACCTACTTCGCTGACGAGCAATGGCACATCGATGATGTGCTGATCAATTTTGACGATTCGGTCGCGCCGCTGGAGCAGATCGACAAGACGGTCAGTCAAGGTCTCACGTTGTCACCAAAAGTCGACGGAGAATGGCGCTGGGTAACGGACCGGCAGCTGCGCTTTGTGCCGAAAGCGGACTGGCCCATCGACCAGGAATATGAAATTCAATTCGCCAAAACCGGCTTGTTGGCTGCCAATGTCTTGCTCAGCGAGTATGAGACGCACTTTCATACCAAGCCGTTCCGCGCAGAATTGCAAAACAGCGAGTTCTATCAGGACCCGGTCGACCCGCAACTGAAGAAAATGGTTGCTACATTCAGCTTCAGTCATCCGGTTGATACGACGTCGTTTGAAAAGCGACTGGAGCTGAAGCTGGCGGATGGACTCAAATTCCTGAATAGCAATCAGCCCGAGCTTACCGTCACTTATGACAAAGAGAAGCTGCATGCTTATGTGCATACAGCTGCACTGTCCATACCACGGGAAGACTTGGCACTCCGGTTGCTGCTTGCAAAAGGGGTCGCTGCAGAGCGCGGTGGCAACGCGACGGAAGATCCGCTCGAAACGCGCGTGATGGTGCCCGGACGCGGGTCGTTGCGATTCAACAATTTTGACATGGCGATTGTCGACAACGAGCGCTTTGAACCGATACAGCTATTGAATTTTGCCAGCTCGGCACCGGTTGCCGAAAATGCGCTGACCGGCAAAATCAAGGCTTGGTTGTTGCCGGAGTTTCCTGACAACTACAACGGCAATCGCAACAGTCCTTATCGCTGGAGTCAAAGCGAAGTCACTGAGGCTATTCTAAAAAAATCGCAAACATTGCCACTGAGCTATCAGACTGGCGAGCTCGAACATAACGAACAACATGGCATGACCTTTTCAGCACCGGTGGGCCGGATGGTGTACGTGCTCGTTCCGGAAGGGGTACAGGCTTTTGGTGGCTATGAAGCGATCAAGCCAACCGCCCATCTGTTCCAGGTGGAGCGCTATCCGACGGTGCTGAAGCTGATGTCGGAAGGCTCGTTACTGACAGCCGCGGGCGCTAAAAAAATCGCCTATGTCTCACGAGGCCTGGGTGCAGTTCGCTATGAAATTGGCCGGTTGTTGCCGAATCAGCTGCATCACATGATTGCCGAACACCACAATGATTACGCCCGGCCCTATATCGAAGATTATCGCTTTGATCGGCTGGTGGAACGGTTTGCAGACGTTCAGCCGGTACCGGGTAACGACCCGACCAAGGCGCATATTCAGAGCATCGATCTCGACAAATACCTCTACACCAAAGAGGGTCGCAAGCGCGGCATTTTCGTGCTGCGTATTCGGCAGGCCGAAAAAGGTGAAGACCCCAATCGGGAAACTTATGAAGGCGGCGGCGATGGCCGCTTGATCGTCGTTACCGATCTGGGTGTTGTGGCGAAACGGGTGATGAACGGCAATTACGAGTTGTTCGTCATGTCGATAGCTACCGGTCGACCGGTGGAAGGTGCCCGCGTCGATTTGGTTGGGACCAATGGTCAGCCGGTGGTCAGTGACACCACCGACAGCAGCGGTCATGCCAGTATTGCCATGCAGGAACGTTGGCGCCGGGAGAAGACGCCGCTGATGTTTGTGGTCACCAAAGAGGACGACACGTCATTCCTGCCGCTCAATCGCTACGATCGCCAACTGGATTTTTCCCGCTTTGATATCGGAGGCATCGAGAACGCGTCGTCCGGCCAGCAGTTGTCCGCTTATGCCTTCACCGACCGCAATCTTTATCGACCGGGAGAAACGGCGCACCTGATGTACGTGGTACGAACCGCAGATTGGCAGGGAGATCTGACCGGCATGCCGGTGGAGATCGATGTCATAGACCCGCGTGGCTTGCTGGTCCAGCGCAGCCGCATGGCACTGTCGCGCGCTGGATTCGAGGGCCTCGATTTCGTCTCTCGTGACAGCTCTCTGACCGGCGAATATCAGTTCAATATTTCTTTGATACGCGACCAGAATCGTCGCGATCGTATTGGTGGTGCCAACTTCACGTTGCGGGAATTTGAACCGGACCGGCTGAAAGTGCACGCCACCTTGGCGCCGCAATCGGTTGATGGTTGGTTGAAGCCCGAGCAGGTGCAGGCGGCAGTTCAGGTCATGCATTTGTTTGGCAATCCTGCCGGTGGCGCCCGTGTTGATGCCGAATTGACGCTTAGCGGGGGCATCAGCAGTTTCAGCAAATATCCGGACTACGAATTTCGTGATCCGGCCAAGCCACTGCAAGCGCCGGTGACAGAAACACTGACTTCGGCCACCACCGACGACAAGGGCGAAGCAAGTTTTGATCTGAATCTGAAACGTTTCGACAAAGCCAGTTATCGTCTGCATCTGCTGACACGGGCGTTTGAGCCGGGTTCGGGCCGCAGCGTCAATGCTCAGGCCAGTGTGCTGGTGTCATCGGCTTCCTATTTGGTTGGAGTGAAAGCCGATGGTGCGCTGAACTACATCAGTCGTGGCAGCGAGCGCAATTCGCATTGGTTGGCCATTGACCAGAGTTTGCAAGCCACCGCTGCCAGTGAGCTGGTTCTGGAATGGGTTGAGCGGCGTTATGTCTCGGTGCTGGCCAAGCAGGACAACGGCACCTACCGCTACGTTTCACGGCTGAAGGAAACCATCCGCGACAGCAAACCGAGCAAGCTTGGCAAAGAGGGCTTGAAGCTCGCGTTGGCAACGGATCAGCCGGGCGATTTCAGTTATGTGCTGCGCAACGGTGCCGGTGAAACGGTCGCCCGACTCGACTATTCGGTCAGTGGCGCCGCCAATCTGAGTCGCTCGCTGGAGCGCAATGCCGAACTGCAGCTGTCATTGAACAAGACCGAATACGAGCCGGGCGAAACGATTGAACTCAATATTCGGGCGCCCTATACCGGTGCCGGTCTGATCACCATTGAGCGCGACAAGGTGTTGGCACATCAATGGTTCCAGGCCAGTACCAGCAGTTCCGTGCAGCGCATTACGGTGCCGAAAGATCTCGAAGGCACCGCCTATCTCAACGTCCAGTTTGTCCGCGACATGGCGTCCGATGAGGTCTATACCAGCCCGCTCTCCTACGGTGTCGTGCCCTTCACGGTCAATTTGGCCGCACGTCGGCAAACGGCGAACCTGACGGTGCCGAAGCGGGTCAAGCCGGGTGAAACGATCACGTTTCAGTTGGCGACGGGTGAGCCGGCGCGGGCTGCGGTGATCGCGGTCGATGAAGGTATTTTGCAAGTCGCCAAGTTCCAGACCCCTGATCCGCTTGGTTTCTTCTTCCAGAAGCGCCGGCTACAGGTTCAGACCAGTCAGATTCTGGATTTGATCCTGCCGGAGTTTGAGCGTCTGATGCAGGCGGCAGCGGCCGGTGGTGACGCCGAAGAGCTGTTGCGCCAGCAGCTCAATCCGTTCAAAAAGAAACGCCAGCCGCCGGTTGCCTGGTGGTCCGGGGTTCGCGATGTTGCTGCGGGTGACAACAGCTTTGATTACACGGTCCCGGATTCCTTCAACGGCAAGCTGAGGGTTTATACCGTTATCGCGACGGCCAGCAAGGTGGCGGTTTATGAGGATGGAACCGAAGTTCAAGGCGACCTGATCCTGAATCCGAACGTGCCGATGGCCGCTGCACCTGGCGATGAGCTGGTCGTTACGCTCGGCGTATACAACAACCTGAAAGGAAAAGGTCAGCAAGCGATCAAGGTGCGTGCGGTTACCGACAAGGGCCTCAGCGTACTGGGCGAAGCCAACGTCACGCTCAACATCGGTGAAGGTCAGGAGCAAGTGGCGGAATACCGGGTCAAGCTGACCGAAACACTCGGCTCGGCGGCGATCCGGTTTGAAGCGGAGTCGGGAGACGCACGCGCGAAAATCACCGACAGCATCAGCGTGCGACCGGCCACTCCGTACCGCACGGTACTCCGGACCGGCAGTTTTGATGATGACAAGGCCAGCGTGGCCGTAACGCGCGATCTGTTCAGTGAGTTCCGTGACGTCAATGCCGGCTTGGCGCCCTCGCCGCTCATCTGGGCTCAGGGTCTGCGCGCTTACCTTGCCGGCTATCCGTATTCCTGTACCGAACAAATTACCAGCCAGGCCATTCCGGCGCTGATCCTGAAGCGTTATCCGGAGCTGGGTGAAATCAGCGGCGGCGGTGATATCGATTCGGCATTGCGGACCCTGCGTTCACGGCAGAACGATGCCGGTGGTTTTGGCATGTGGGCGGCCAACCCCGTGGTTGATGAGTACGCCAGTCTGCATGTCAGTCAGTTCCTGATCGAAGCCAAGGACCGGGGTGAAGAGGTGCCGGACGACATGCTGCGCAATGCCATGTCGTTTGTGCAGCATCTCAGCGGCAAGACCAGCAGTGGTCTCTATGGTGCGCGGCAACGTGCATACGGCATTTACTTGTTGGCCCGCCAAGGGATTAATCCGGCCGCGCAAATCAGCGCACTCAAATCGGATCTGAATGAACGCTACAAGGACCAATGGCCGCATGACCTGACTGCGGCTTACCTCGCTGCGTCGTACCGGTTGCTGAAACAGGATGAGCTGGCCTGGCGACTGATGAAAGAGGTGCCATGGCAAACCACCAGCGAATGGAAGGCGGGTGATACCGTTTACTATGATCCGTTGGTTCACGACGCGGTGCATTTGCATTTGCTGGCACGACACTTTCCGGAACGGCTGAATACCGTACCGGACAATCTTGGCGATGCCTTGGGCAAGCAGTTGACCGATCAGCGTTTCCATTCGCTGTCTGCCGGTCTGCTGCTGCTGGCGCTGGATCAGTATCATGTCGCCAGTACGGCCCAGATCGGTGTGCTATCGATGGCGGAGATCGACAAGGCCGGCAAGAGCAAGGTGTTGCCCCTGAAGAGCGGTTCGTTGGCGCGTGTGCTGATCGCTCCGGAAGCGAAGTCATTGCAGCTCAATCGCAGCGGCAAAGGTCGCGCATTCTATGTCTTGGCGGAAACCGGGTTTGATCGGGTCAGTCCCGAGCCCATCAGCAAAGGCCTCGAAGTGCAGCGCGACTTTGTCGACGCCAACGACAAAATACTGACCAGCGTGAAAGTTGGCGACGAATTCTTTGTCCGGTTGCGGCTGCGTGGGACCGCGTACGACGAGTCGCCACAAATCGCCTTTGTTGATTTGCTGCCGGGTGGTCTGGAGCCGGTGCCGGTGGTTCGGGCATCGCAAGCACAGCAAACGTATGGTTGTGCCGACGAGAGTTGCGATGAGGCTGCAGATCAGGACAATGGCTATGAAGGTGACTATGAGGGTGATGGCGACAGTGACTATTCCGACAGTGTCTGGGAGTCTCCGCTAGGTGTGACGGCCGATCGCGGTTGGCGCCTGCAATACGCGGATGTTCGTGACGACCGGGTAGTGCTGTACGGCAACCTGAGTGGTCGCGACGTCATCACCATGAAGTATCGGGTTCGGGCGGTGAATCCTGGAACCTTCCAGGTGCCGGCGCCGTATGCCGAGGGCATGTATGACCGCGCGATGTATGCAATCGGCAAGGTCAGCAAGCTTGAGATTGTAAAACCGTGA
- the pbpC gene encoding penicillin-binding protein 1C codes for MRDLIWRASGWLLLLLLVLIALRLYPKPSLASFAPQSKTILAADGSLLRLTLASDQQFRLWTAREQIAPIFVEAMLLQEDQWFYWHPGVNPISLLRGAWSTYLSDVRQGGSTLTMQLARLLYRLDTKSPLGKLKQSALAIWLEARYSKKELLEAYLNYAPFGGNIQGIGAASLIYFNKQPAELTIAEAMTLAVIPQQPNLRPARGQSLVGARDRLLARWRHQHPENRQSLPDSDFDILGRDRQKLPFLAPHLVEQLLPQAAPGERLLSTLDLPLQRLLERQIRSHLAQQRSRGIRNAVAMLVDWRDQSVKAMVGSADYFDDDIAGQVNGALAKRSPGSTLKPFIYALALDQGVIHPLSMLKDAPTAFGPFTPENFDGRFAGPLSARDALNRSRNIPAVWLATQIKQPDLYELLRAAGVSALQPRSHYGLALVLGGGEVTMEELAQLYVMLANGGELKPLRYRRDAGIAPGTRLISPEASWLTLDMMSANTRPDAAAKKNARQWFTAWKTGTSWGFRDAWTAGVVGPYVLVVWLGNFDGEGNPALVGIETAAPLWLRIADALPLLSNQPEPVRPLPPALTKVDICSASGDLPNRWCPKIESGWFIPGKSPIRVSNLHRPVWIDPRTGKAICPPYGANAKEEVFEFWPSDLAHLFRQAGLPRRPPPTPADCHGDLPIAANDMPRITSPYIGLRYTLRQSHPEEMLALNAATAADAKTVFWFINNDFVGRSNPGTALGWRPTATGHYQITATDDRGRSSSRAIDADLVP; via the coding sequence ATCCGTGATCTGATCTGGCGGGCATCTGGCTGGTTGCTACTGCTGCTGCTGGTACTGATCGCACTGCGACTCTATCCCAAGCCATCGCTGGCCAGTTTTGCCCCACAATCCAAGACTATCCTGGCGGCAGATGGCTCGCTGTTGCGACTGACCCTGGCCAGCGATCAGCAATTTCGGTTGTGGACAGCACGGGAGCAAATCGCGCCGATCTTTGTCGAGGCGATGTTGCTGCAAGAGGACCAATGGTTTTATTGGCATCCCGGCGTGAATCCCATCAGCCTGTTGCGCGGTGCCTGGTCGACCTATCTCAGCGATGTCCGTCAGGGTGGCTCGACGTTGACGATGCAGTTGGCGCGATTGCTCTATCGGTTGGATACCAAGTCACCGCTTGGCAAGCTCAAACAGAGCGCATTGGCCATCTGGCTGGAGGCGCGCTATTCCAAAAAAGAGTTGCTGGAGGCCTACCTCAACTACGCACCGTTCGGTGGCAACATTCAGGGCATTGGCGCCGCCAGTTTGATTTACTTCAACAAGCAGCCGGCGGAATTGACCATTGCCGAAGCGATGACCTTGGCAGTGATTCCCCAGCAGCCCAATCTGCGACCGGCGCGCGGTCAGTCGCTGGTCGGTGCGCGCGATCGCTTGCTGGCGCGCTGGCGACATCAACATCCAGAAAACAGGCAAAGTCTGCCAGACAGCGACTTTGACATACTTGGCCGCGACCGCCAGAAACTGCCATTTCTTGCGCCGCATCTGGTTGAGCAATTGCTGCCGCAAGCAGCGCCCGGCGAACGCCTTCTCAGCACACTGGATTTGCCACTGCAACGCCTGTTGGAACGGCAGATCCGAAGCCACCTGGCCCAGCAACGCAGTCGTGGCATCCGCAATGCTGTCGCCATGCTGGTCGATTGGCGGGACCAAAGTGTGAAAGCCATGGTTGGCTCAGCTGACTACTTTGACGATGACATCGCCGGTCAGGTAAACGGCGCGCTGGCCAAGCGCTCACCTGGTTCGACACTGAAGCCATTCATCTATGCGCTGGCGCTGGATCAGGGCGTCATACATCCGCTGTCCATGCTCAAAGATGCGCCCACCGCGTTCGGTCCATTCACGCCGGAAAATTTCGATGGTCGTTTTGCCGGACCGCTGTCGGCGCGCGATGCGCTCAACCGCAGTCGAAACATTCCGGCGGTATGGCTCGCGACCCAAATCAAGCAACCTGACTTGTATGAACTGCTGCGAGCAGCTGGCGTTTCGGCGTTGCAGCCGCGTTCGCACTATGGGCTGGCGCTGGTGCTCGGTGGTGGTGAAGTCACCATGGAAGAATTGGCCCAGCTCTATGTGATGCTGGCCAATGGCGGCGAGTTGAAGCCGCTACGCTATCGGCGTGACGCCGGCATCGCTCCGGGTACGCGCTTGATTTCGCCGGAGGCGAGTTGGTTGACACTGGATATGATGAGTGCCAATACCCGTCCGGATGCGGCAGCAAAAAAAAATGCCCGGCAATGGTTTACAGCGTGGAAGACCGGCACGTCGTGGGGCTTTCGTGATGCCTGGACTGCTGGCGTCGTTGGACCGTACGTGTTGGTGGTATGGCTGGGCAACTTCGATGGCGAAGGCAATCCCGCGCTGGTCGGCATAGAAACTGCTGCACCGCTGTGGTTACGGATTGCGGATGCACTACCGCTGCTCAGCAATCAGCCAGAACCAGTGCGGCCACTGCCACCTGCATTGACCAAGGTCGATATCTGTTCGGCATCCGGTGATTTGCCGAATCGCTGGTGCCCGAAAATTGAATCCGGTTGGTTCATTCCCGGAAAGTCACCGATTCGCGTCAGCAACTTGCATCGGCCGGTATGGATTGATCCGCGCACCGGCAAAGCGATCTGTCCACCTTATGGCGCCAATGCCAAAGAAGAGGTGTTCGAATTCTGGCCCTCTGATCTGGCGCATCTGTTCCGCCAGGCAGGACTGCCCCGACGACCGCCGCCAACCCCTGCGGATTGTCATGGCGACCTGCCCATTGCTGCCAATGACATGCCACGCATTACCTCGCCTTACATCGGTTTGCGTTACACCTTGCGGCAATCGCACCCGGAAGAAATGCTGGCACTCAATGCGGCTACGGCAGCGGACGCAAAAACCGTGTTCTGGTTTATCAACAATGATTTTGTTGGCCGCAGCAACCCCGGCACCGCGCTCGGCTGGCGCCCGACGGCGACCGGCCATTATCAAATCACCGCGACTGACGACCGAGGCCGAAGCAGCAGTCGGGCGATTGATGCCGACTTGGTGCCGTGA
- a CDS encoding immune inhibitor A domain-containing protein: MKLNKPSLLALAVASAMTLATGTVAAKPLHHNTTPKDPALVNKDRILYWAEKRGELPANASAEQKQQLLQKYIAMASKHADLLPAPIAKRNTNVNSKQKLAGEKTVKVLAVLIDFPDRRYNNNGLSRTDTDMFYADYNVAHYRNLMFSTTGYAGPSGQTLQTAHQYYKSESGDSLLYTGDVFGWVTADNNAAYYGGNVGPSNDDAHAQQLVMEAVNKAVAANSINLADYDVEDQYDLNDNGILDEPDGIIDHIQVFHSSVGEEAGGGVLDDDAIWSHRYYVADAPVTITGTSGAYKMYGYTIQPIDAATGVVAHEFGHDLGLPDEYETDPNTDIDNFGEPIGFWSIMSGGSWAGGLPGSKPSGFSPYARDYFQETYGGNWINQTVLDLSTLQSSLSSIDLVDAINHSSSVNQVKIMLPGPQQTLFAPHAGAFQFHSGKGDMLDNSMSFSVTVPNSNDAQLAFYAKWNIEPDYDYARVLINGSAIAGTDTVNTVNPEHSGIQYYLTGDHSSAWQQQVFPLAAYKGQTVIVTVEYVTDQSAGDFGIAIDDLLVTGGGSTAFTADAEAVNGAITFDGFARVGANYEGAQPNYYVQLRSHRDLDAGLKDEGYDHGVVMWYADPNYGDNNVSRHPGHGFLGVVDADQTLVKSGSANADTSTQIRDAAFRRMNQMVKSGDNNLAAIFGFDDRYDYSSAGSPQSGLVLPEHKLVMTVTEQAADSSSARIVLNADPAAAELTAGISRSIDKLAVNFTGTAGGGVGALTYLWSFGDSSSATTLAASHTYASAGTYTVSLTVTDSRGIAKVVTDSITVSASSSGGNGNGGGGGGGGGSFAVGALLLLAGVRKLRRK; encoded by the coding sequence ATGAAACTGAACAAGCCTTCGCTGTTGGCACTGGCTGTCGCCAGCGCCATGACACTGGCCACTGGCACCGTCGCCGCAAAGCCGCTGCACCACAACACCACGCCGAAAGATCCGGCGCTGGTAAACAAAGATCGCATCCTGTATTGGGCAGAGAAGCGCGGCGAACTGCCAGCCAATGCCAGCGCCGAACAGAAGCAGCAACTGCTGCAGAAATATATCGCCATGGCCAGTAAGCATGCCGACCTGTTGCCGGCCCCCATCGCCAAACGCAACACAAACGTTAACAGCAAGCAAAAGCTGGCCGGCGAGAAGACGGTCAAGGTGCTGGCGGTGCTGATCGATTTTCCGGATCGCCGTTACAACAACAACGGCCTGAGTCGCACTGATACTGACATGTTTTATGCCGACTACAATGTCGCACACTACCGCAACCTGATGTTCTCCACCACCGGTTACGCCGGCCCAAGTGGTCAGACGCTGCAGACAGCACATCAGTATTACAAAAGTGAATCGGGTGATTCGCTGCTCTATACCGGTGACGTGTTTGGCTGGGTGACTGCCGATAACAATGCCGCATACTATGGCGGGAATGTCGGCCCCAGTAATGATGACGCCCATGCCCAGCAGCTGGTGATGGAAGCTGTCAACAAAGCCGTCGCTGCCAACAGCATCAATCTGGCCGATTACGACGTTGAGGATCAGTACGACCTTAACGATAACGGTATTCTGGATGAGCCGGATGGCATCATCGATCACATCCAGGTATTCCATTCCAGCGTCGGCGAAGAGGCCGGTGGCGGCGTGCTGGATGACGATGCAATCTGGTCCCATCGCTACTATGTCGCTGATGCGCCGGTAACCATTACCGGTACCAGCGGCGCGTACAAGATGTATGGCTACACCATTCAACCGATCGATGCTGCAACCGGCGTTGTCGCGCACGAATTCGGCCACGATCTCGGTTTGCCGGACGAATATGAAACCGACCCGAATACCGATATCGACAACTTTGGCGAGCCAATTGGGTTCTGGTCCATTATGTCTGGCGGCAGTTGGGCTGGCGGACTGCCTGGGTCGAAACCGAGCGGATTCAGTCCCTACGCTCGCGATTATTTTCAAGAAACCTATGGCGGCAACTGGATCAATCAGACCGTACTTGATTTGAGCACTCTGCAAAGCAGTCTCAGCAGCATTGATCTGGTCGATGCCATCAACCACAGCAGTAGTGTGAACCAGGTTAAAATCATGCTGCCGGGACCGCAGCAGACGTTGTTTGCACCACATGCTGGCGCATTCCAGTTTCATTCCGGCAAAGGCGACATGCTTGATAACAGCATGTCATTCTCGGTCACCGTGCCGAACAGCAATGATGCGCAGCTGGCGTTTTACGCCAAGTGGAATATCGAACCCGATTACGACTATGCCCGTGTGCTGATCAACGGCTCCGCTATCGCCGGTACTGATACCGTCAATACGGTAAACCCGGAGCACAGCGGCATTCAGTATTACCTGACGGGCGATCACAGCTCTGCCTGGCAGCAGCAGGTTTTCCCGCTGGCTGCCTACAAGGGCCAGACCGTCATCGTCACCGTCGAGTACGTCACCGACCAGTCGGCCGGCGATTTCGGTATCGCCATCGATGATCTGCTGGTTACGGGTGGCGGCAGCACCGCTTTCACCGCCGACGCAGAGGCGGTAAACGGCGCGATCACGTTCGATGGTTTTGCTCGCGTTGGTGCCAACTATGAAGGCGCCCAGCCAAATTATTACGTCCAACTGCGCAGCCATCGTGATCTTGATGCCGGCCTCAAAGATGAGGGCTACGACCACGGTGTCGTGATGTGGTATGCCGATCCGAACTACGGCGACAACAATGTCAGCCGGCATCCGGGCCATGGCTTCCTCGGCGTTGTCGATGCCGACCAAACGTTGGTCAAATCTGGCAGTGCAAACGCCGATACCAGCACCCAGATCCGCGACGCTGCGTTCCGCCGGATGAACCAGATGGTGAAATCGGGTGACAACAATCTGGCCGCTATCTTCGGTTTCGATGATCGCTACGACTACAGCAGCGCTGGCTCACCGCAATCGGGTCTGGTCCTGCCGGAACACAAGCTCGTGATGACCGTTACTGAACAAGCCGCTGACAGCAGCAGTGCCCGCATCGTGCTGAACGCCGATCCGGCCGCCGCCGAACTGACGGCCGGCATCAGCCGCAGTATCGACAAGCTGGCGGTCAACTTTACCGGTACCGCCGGCGGTGGTGTCGGTGCGCTGACCTATCTTTGGAGCTTTGGTGACAGCAGCAGCGCAACCACCCTAGCAGCCAGCCACACCTACGCGAGCGCCGGTACCTACACCGTGTCGTTGACGGTGACTGATAGCCGCGGCATCGCCAAGGTGGTAACGGACAGCATCACCGTCAGCGCGTCGAGTTCTGGCGGTAACGGTAACGGTGGCGGTGGTGGAGGCGGTGGCGGTAGTTTCGCTGTCGGCGCCTTGCTGCTGCTGGCCGGTGTGCGCAAACTGCGGCGCAAATAA